From the genome of Eucalyptus grandis isolate ANBG69807.140 chromosome 2, ASM1654582v1, whole genome shotgun sequence, one region includes:
- the LOC104432852 gene encoding E3 SUMO-protein ligase SIZ1, protein MDLVSNCKVSGATDLASNGQGASDCSNVKVEGESIDPYRSDAMVRCPCGSSSETESVIKCQDPSCHVWQHMSCVVFPEKPGEEDPENFYCELCRLSRADPFWVSVRHPLQPVKMVTTNIPVDGTNPVQSVERTFQLTRADRDLLLKQEFDLQAWCMLLSDEVSFRMHWPQHADLQVNGSVVRAINRPGSQLLGANGRDDGPIITFFVKDGINKISLTGCDARIFCLGVRIVKKAQCSTGS, encoded by the exons ATGGATTTGGTCTCTAATTGCAAG GTTTCTGGGGCCACTGATTTAGCTTCAAACGGTCAGGGAGCCTCAGATTGCAGTAATGTCAAAGTTGAAGGAGAGTCGATTGACCCATATCGGTCAGATGCAATGGTCAGATGTCCATGTGGAAGTTCTTCGGAAACAGAGTCAGTGATCAAG TGTCAGGACCCAAGCTGCCATGTCTGGCAACACATGAGTTGTGTCGTCTTTCCTGAAAAACCTGGGGAGGAGGATCCTGAAAATTTTTATTGTGAGCTGTGCCGTCTCAGTCGTGCTGATCC GTTTTGGGTTTCAGTGAGACATCCTCTGCAGCCTGTGAAGATGGTTACTACAAATATTCCAGTTGATGG TACTAATCCCGTACAGAGTGTTGAGAGAACTTTTCAACTGACAAGGGCAGACAGAGACCTTTTATTGAAGCAAGAGTTTGATCTTCAG GCCTGGTGTATGCTTCTCAGTGACGAGGTTTCATTTAGGATGCATTGGCCTCAACATGCAGACCTACAGGTCAATG GTTCTGTTGTTCGTGCTATTAATAGGCCTGGCTCACAGCTGCTGGGGGCTAATGGTCGTGATGATGGTCCCATT ATAACATTTTTCGTGAAAGATGGCATCAATAAGATCAGCTTAACAGGGTGTGATGCTCGCATTTTCTGTTTGGGAGTCAGAATCGTGAAAAAGGCACAGTGTTCAACAGGTAGCTAA